The following are encoded together in the Magnetospirillum gryphiswaldense MSR-1 v2 genome:
- the hisN gene encoding histidinol-phosphatase — MTACPDHFIALAHALADAARPVIRQYFRTPVDVDDKADASPVTIADREAEAAMRVLIKARFPEHGIFGEEHGRENCDAEYVWVLDPIDGTKAFITGKPSFGTLIALCKDGVPILGVIDQAITNERWIGGVGHPTTLNGVPVRTRPCDALAKAYAYTTGPEYFDDATRPGWDRIAARVKLPRYGCDCYAYALVATGFVDLVAEAGLKPYDYCALVPVIENAGGKVTDWQGRAVTIDSPGTICAAGDARLHALALEVLRG; from the coding sequence ATGACCGCCTGTCCCGACCACTTCATCGCCCTGGCCCACGCTCTGGCCGACGCCGCCCGCCCGGTGATCCGCCAGTATTTCCGCACCCCCGTCGACGTCGACGACAAGGCCGATGCCAGCCCGGTGACCATCGCCGACCGCGAGGCCGAGGCGGCCATGCGCGTCCTCATCAAGGCCCGCTTCCCCGAGCACGGCATTTTCGGCGAGGAACATGGGCGCGAGAATTGCGACGCCGAATATGTCTGGGTGCTCGATCCCATCGACGGCACCAAGGCCTTCATCACCGGCAAGCCCAGCTTCGGCACCCTGATCGCCCTGTGCAAGGACGGCGTGCCCATCTTGGGCGTGATCGATCAGGCCATCACCAACGAACGCTGGATCGGCGGTGTTGGCCACCCCACCACCTTGAACGGCGTCCCGGTGCGCACCCGGCCTTGCGATGCCCTGGCCAAGGCGTATGCCTATACCACCGGGCCGGAATATTTCGACGATGCCACCCGCCCCGGTTGGGACCGCATCGCCGCCCGCGTCAAGCTGCCGCGCTATGGCTGCGATTGTTATGCCTATGCCCTGGTCGCCACCGGCTTCGTCGATCTGGTGGCCGAGGCCGGATTGAAGCCCTACGATTACTGCGCCCTGGTGCCGGTGATCGAAAATGCCGGCGGCAAAGTCACCGACTGGCAGGGCCGGGCGGTCACCATTGATTCCCCCGGCACCATCTGCGCCGCCGGCGATGCCCGCCTGCACGCGCTGGCGCTTGAGGTGCTGCGCGGATGA
- a CDS encoding extracellular solute-binding protein encodes MRFFFAICVMLLAGPALFTSARAQPQHGLAMHGTLKYPSDFTHFDYVNPDAPKGGELRLADQGPFDSLNPFITKGQTPDGAALPFDTLMDSAADEPFSEYGLIAETVETPPDRAWVIFTLRPQARWHDGQPITADDVIFSLETLRTKGAPHYRFYYAGVDKMEKLGERRVKFSFKPGDNRELPLILGQLPILPKHYWQGKTFDETTLVPPLGSGPYRVGKFEPGRFITYERVTDYWAKDMPTQRGRYNFDRIRYDVYRDATVALEALKAGEYDLRLENESKKWATGYSDWDAVKTGKAVLREFRHAMPSGMQGYAFNLRRPLFSDVRVREALAQAFDFEWANRNLFYGQYARTNSYFDNSELAAKGLPGADELALLEPLRAQVPPQVFSQEYQSPPTDPNLGIRPNLRRAVALLEQAGWQVVDGKLVDAGGQPFRFEILLNSPAFERITLPFARNLKRLGIDANVRTVDPTQYVNRVREFDFDMIVMSWGQSLSPGNEQSMYWSSEAADQPGSRNVGGIRNKAIDTLIDKVIAAPDRRQLVAATRALDRVLLWNWYVIPQWHSPVIRVALWDKFGQPDVVPMQGWQMHALWAKNAGGK; translated from the coding sequence ATGAGGTTTTTTTTCGCCATCTGCGTGATGCTGTTGGCCGGCCCCGCCCTTTTCACCTCGGCGCGGGCCCAGCCCCAGCACGGCTTGGCCATGCATGGCACGCTGAAATACCCAAGTGATTTTACCCATTTCGACTACGTCAATCCCGATGCCCCCAAGGGCGGCGAGTTGCGGCTGGCCGATCAGGGGCCGTTCGATTCCCTGAACCCCTTCATCACCAAGGGCCAGACCCCCGACGGCGCCGCCCTGCCCTTCGACACGCTGATGGATTCCGCCGCCGACGAGCCGTTTTCCGAATACGGCCTGATCGCCGAGACGGTGGAAACCCCGCCCGACCGCGCCTGGGTGATCTTCACCTTGCGCCCGCAGGCGCGTTGGCACGACGGCCAGCCGATCACCGCCGACGATGTGATTTTCTCGCTGGAAACCCTGCGGACCAAGGGCGCCCCCCATTACCGCTTTTATTACGCCGGCGTCGATAAGATGGAAAAGCTGGGCGAGCGCCGGGTCAAGTTCAGCTTCAAGCCCGGCGACAACCGCGAATTGCCGCTGATCCTGGGGCAATTGCCGATCCTGCCCAAGCATTACTGGCAGGGTAAGACCTTCGACGAGACGACACTGGTGCCGCCCTTGGGCAGCGGTCCCTACCGTGTCGGCAAGTTCGAGCCGGGCCGCTTCATCACCTATGAGCGGGTGACGGATTATTGGGCCAAGGACATGCCGACGCAAAGGGGCCGCTATAATTTCGACCGCATCCGCTATGACGTCTATCGTGACGCCACCGTCGCCTTGGAAGCGTTGAAAGCGGGCGAATACGATCTGCGCCTGGAAAACGAATCGAAGAAATGGGCCACCGGCTACAGCGACTGGGACGCGGTCAAGACCGGCAAGGCGGTGTTGCGCGAATTCCGCCATGCCATGCCCTCAGGCATGCAGGGTTATGCCTTCAACCTGCGCCGACCCTTGTTCAGCGACGTCCGCGTGCGTGAGGCGCTGGCCCAGGCCTTTGATTTCGAATGGGCCAACCGCAACCTGTTCTATGGCCAATACGCGCGGACCAATTCCTATTTCGACAATTCCGAACTGGCGGCCAAGGGCCTGCCGGGGGCCGACGAACTGGCGCTGCTGGAACCCTTGCGCGCCCAAGTGCCGCCGCAGGTGTTCAGCCAGGAATACCAAAGCCCGCCCACCGACCCGAACCTGGGCATCCGCCCCAATCTGCGCCGGGCGGTGGCCCTGCTGGAGCAGGCCGGCTGGCAGGTGGTCGACGGCAAGCTGGTGGATGCCGGCGGCCAGCCGTTCCGTTTTGAAATCCTGCTCAATTCCCCTGCTTTCGAACGCATCACCCTGCCCTTTGCCCGCAACCTGAAACGCCTGGGAATCGACGCCAATGTCCGCACCGTCGACCCCACCCAATACGTCAACCGGGTGCGTGAATTCGACTTCGACATGATCGTCATGTCCTGGGGCCAGTCGCTGTCGCCGGGCAACGAGCAATCCATGTACTGGAGCAGCGAAGCGGCGGATCAGCCGGGCAGCCGCAATGTGGGCGGCATCCGCAACAAGGCCATAGACACCCTGATCGACAAGGTCATCGCCGCCCCCGACCGGCGCCAGTTGGTCGCCGCCACCCGGGCGCTCGACCGGGTGTTGCTGTGGAACTGGTACGTCATCCCGCAATGGCACTCGCCGGTTATCCGCGTCGCCTTGTGGGACAAATTCGGCCAGCCCGACGTGGTGCCCATGCAGGGTTGGCAGATGCATGCCCTGTGGGCCAAGAACGCCGGGGGGAAATAA